ATTCGAAGTATATGAAGTTGGTAGAGCCATGGCTCACTCTGGAGGGCTTAAAACTCATATACGAAAGGAACGCCCCAGGCATTAGCGCATCCTAAAGCGTCCGTAGTATCCAAAAGAAAGAGAAACACAAGCCTTCGGGCTTTTAGCGGCGTTATATCTCGCTCGAGCGCCATGACTGTGGGAAAACGCCCTTGTGCGCAATGGCGCGCGGCGCAGAATGCGGTAAAATATCGGCTATACGGGTGCAAAAGCTTGCCCAAGGTTTCTCGGCTTGCTTAGACAAGCTCTATAGCGTACAGGCCTTACAGCGTTTTTATAGCGCCCTTTGCTTCGCCGCGGATATGCGCTGTGCTTTTATGTATCATTTCACCTATAGCGTGTTCGCATCAAAAGTTACAGAGAGGGGTAATCGCGATGACACCTCACGATGAGGTTCAGCTCAACTCCGAAGCGCCGGAAGAGGAAATCTACAGACAGAGATTAGAAAAGCTCGAACGTCTGCGAAAAGAGGAAGGATATAACCCCTTCCGCGTAGAGCGCTGGACGAGAGAGCATCCTCTGTCTTATGTGGTGGAACACTATTCTCATCTCGCTCCCGACGAGCATGCCGACTCCTTTGTCGTCACGGCGGGCAGAATCATGACGATCAGGAGACACGGCAAGGCTTCCTTTGCCGATTTGGAGGACGAGACATCTCGTCTGCAGCTTTATTTCCAGTTAGATGCCCTCGGAGAGGCATCGTATGATTTTTTCAAGAAATGGGTTGACCCGGGAGACTTCGTAGGCATAAAGGGGCACCCTTTTAGGACGCGCAGGGGGGAGCTTTCCATACACGTCGTGGAATTTAAGCTCTTGTCTAAGACGTTGCGGCCGCTCCCCGAAAAGTGGCACGGCCTCAAAGACACGGAGATCCGCTACCGTCGGCGTTATCTCGACCTGCTGGCGAACCCCGAGGTGCGGGAGGTCTTCAGGAAGAGGGCACTCATAATCGAGGCCGTGCGCGAATGCATGAGGCGCCACGATACCGTCGAAGTGGAAACTCCTGTCCTTTCTCCTATAGCGGGAGGTGCGACTGCCAGGCCCTTCATAACCTATCACAACGCCCTCGGCATGAACCTATATCTGCGCATTGCCACAGAGCTTTACTTGAAGCGCCTGATAGTGGGCATGATGGGCCGGGTCTTCGAAATAGGCAAGAACTTTCGCAACGAGGGCGTGGACTCCATGCACAACCCCGAGTTCACGGCTATGGAAGTCTACTGGGCATATGCCGATTACAAAGACATGATGGACCTCACAGAGGAGATCGTTGTGGCTTGCGCCGACGCTGTGGGCGGCAGGCGCGTCGTCTATCAGGGGCAGGAGATAAACTTTGAGCCTCCCTTTAGGCGTGCCACCATGGCGGAGCTCGTAAAAGAGCACGCCGGCGTGGATTTTTCCCAGATCGAAAGCGACGAAGAGGCC
Above is a window of Acetomicrobium sp. S15 = DSM 107314 DNA encoding:
- the lysS gene encoding lysine--tRNA ligase — encoded protein: MTPHDEVQLNSEAPEEEIYRQRLEKLERLRKEEGYNPFRVERWTREHPLSYVVEHYSHLAPDEHADSFVVTAGRIMTIRRHGKASFADLEDETSRLQLYFQLDALGEASYDFFKKWVDPGDFVGIKGHPFRTRRGELSIHVVEFKLLSKTLRPLPEKWHGLKDTEIRYRRRYLDLLANPEVREVFRKRALIIEAVRECMRRHDTVEVETPVLSPIAGGATARPFITYHNALGMNLYLRIATELYLKRLIVGMMGRVFEIGKNFRNEGVDSMHNPEFTAMEVYWAYADYKDMMDLTEEIVVACADAVGGRRVVYQGQEINFEPPFRRATMAELVKEHAGVDFSQIESDEEAREIARRLGVEVEAGESKYSILAELFEEFVEEKLVQPTFVFKYPVEVSPLAKRDPEDPNFTNRFELFICGAEVANAYSELNDPIDQKERFLEQQRKRQAGDEEAHPYDEDFVMALEYGMPPTGGLGIGIDRLVMFLTDSRSIRDVMLFPTMRPKG